The proteins below are encoded in one region of Oncorhynchus masou masou isolate Uvic2021 chromosome 15, UVic_Omas_1.1, whole genome shotgun sequence:
- the LOC135555544 gene encoding transcription factor Sox-10-like, translated as MSGEEQSLSELEMSPGVSDDGHSLSPGHSSSAAGGGDSPLSGPQPQLTGVGDDALSDVAGGISIKSDEDDDRFPIGIREAVSQVLNGYDWTLVPMPVRVNSSSKSKPHVKRPMNAFMVWAQAARRKLADQYPHLHNAELSKTLGKLWRLLNESDKKPFIEEAERLRKQHKKDYPEYKYQPRRRKNGKPGSGSEADGHSEGEVSHSQSHYKSLHLDVAAHVGGAGSPLADGHHPHTAGQSHSPPTPPTTPKTELQSGKSGDGKREGGGAGSSRGGMGIGAEGGSGSGSGKPHIDFGNVDIGEISHEVMANMEPFDVNEFDQYLPPNGHPGIGQSAGSAAAAGSSVSPYAYGISSALAVASGHSAAWLSKQHQQHHASPLGSDPSKAQIKSEAGSGGHFAEASSGGSHVTYTPLSLPHYSSAFPSLASRAQFAEYADHQASGSYYAHSSQASGLYSAFSYMGPTQRPLYTAITDPSSMPQSHSPTHWEQPVYTTLSRP; from the exons ATGTCGGGAGAGGAGCAGAGTTTATCTGAGTTAGAAATGAGTCCGGGGGTCTCGGACGACGGTCACTCCTTGTCACCGGGTCACTCCTCCAGTGCAGCAGGCGGAGGAGACTCCCCCCTGTCCGGTCCGCAGCCACAGCTGACAGGGGTCGGCGACGACGCCCTATCCGATGTAGCTGGCGGGATTTCCATCAAATCCGATGAAGACGATGATCGCTTTCCCATTGGTATCCGCGAGGCAGTGAGCCAGGTGCTGAACGGCTACGACTGGACTCTCGTGCCAATGCCTGTGCGTGTAAACTCCAGCAGCAAAAGCAAGCCGCACGTGAAAAGGCCTATGAACGCCTTCATGGTGTGGGCACAGGCCGCACGGAGAAAACTGGCAGACCAGTATCCCCACCTCCACAACGCGGAGCTCAGCAAAACCCTCGGGAAACTATGGAG GCTCTTGAATGAGAGTGATAAGAAGCCTTTCATTGAGGAGGCGGAGAGGCTGAGGAAGCAGCACAAGAAGGACTACCCGGAGTACAAGTACCAGCCACGCCGCCGCAAGAATGGCAAACCCGGCTCCGGCTCTGAAGCTGACGGCCACTCTGAGGGGGAAGTCAGCCACAGCCAATCACACTACAAGAGCCTCCACCTGGACGTGGCTGCCCACGTCGGGGGGGCGGGGTCTCCTCTGGCTGATGGACACCACCCACATACTGCAG GCCAGAGCCACAGCCCTCCtacaccacccaccacccccaAGACGGAGCTCCAGTCTGGGAAGTCGGGCGATGGGAAGCGGGAGGGCGGTGGAGCAGGGAGCTCCCGTGGGGGAATGGGGATAGGAGCGGAGGGTGGCTCTGGATCAGGGTCAGGCAAACCACACATTGATTTCGGAAACGTGGACATCGGTGAGATCAGCCACGAGGTGATGGCTAACATGGAGCCCTTTGATGTGAACGAGTTTGACCAGTACCTGCCACCCAATGGGCACCCGGGGATTGGACAGAGTGCTGGGTCTGCGGCAGCAGCAGGGTCCTCTGTATCTCCCTATGCCTACGGTATCTCCTCTGCCCTGGCCGTGGCCAGTGGACACTCTGCAGCGTGGCTATCCAAGCAGCACCAGCAGCATCATGCCTCACCTCTGGGCTCCGACCCCTCCAAGGCCCAGATTAAGAGTGAGGCCGGCTCGGGGGGACACTTTGCTGAAGCATCCTCAGGGGGTTCCCATGTCACCTACACTCCCCTCAGCCTGCCCCACTACAGCTCTGCTTTCCCCTCGCTGGCCTCCAGGGCCCAGTTTGCAGAGTATGCTGACCACCAGGCCTCGGGATCCTACTACGCCCACTCCAGCCAGGCCTCAGGGCTGTACTCTGCCTTCTCCTACATGGGGCCCACGCAGAGGCCCCTGTACACAGCCATCACTGACCCGTCCAGCATgccacagtcacacagccccacGCACTGGGAGCAGCCGGTCTACACCACCCTGTCGCGGCCCTGA